The following is a genomic window from Gammaproteobacteria bacterium.
TACGCGCTTCAAGCTGCGCCTCAAGCGACAGGGGCACATGCACCGCCATCTGGTCACCGTCAAAGTCTGCGTTGAACGCAGTACACACCAACGGATGAAGCTGAATTGCCTTGCCTTCAATCAATACCGGCTCAAACGCCTGAATACCCAGACGGTGCAGGGTCGGCGCACGGTTCAATAACACCGGGTGTTCGCGTATCACCTCTTCCAGGATATCCCAGACCTCCGGCCCTTCACGCTCGACCAGCTTTTTGGCAGCCTTGATCGTAGTTGCAAGACCCCGGCGCTCAAGCTTGCTGAAGATAAAGGGCTTGAACAATTCCAGCGCCATCTTCTTTGGCAAACCGCACTGATGCAACTTGAGGGTTGGTCCCACCACAATCACGGAGCGCCCCGAGTAATCGACGCGCTTACCCAGCAAATTCTGACGGAAACGGCCCTGCTTACCCTTGATCATGTCGGCAAGTGACTTCAAGGGGCGCTTGTTGGAGCCGGTGATCGCCTTGCCACGGCGGCCGTTATCGAGCAGCGCATCCACGGACTCCTGCAACATGCGCTTCTCATTGCGCACGATAATGTCTGGGGCGCTAAGATCGAGCAGACGCTTCAAACGGTTGTTGCGGTTGATCACGCGGCGGTACAAATCATTCAGATCAGAGGTTGCGAAACGCCCGCCATCCAGCGGCACCAGCGGACGCAATTCGGGCGGCAGCACCGGCAGCACCGTCAGCACCATCCATTCCGGGTGGTTGCCGGACTCAAGAAAAGCCTCCATCAACTTGAGGCGCTTGGCGAGCTTCTTGCCCTTGGTCTCGGACGTGGTAACAGGGATATCTTCGCGCAGCTTGGCAATCTCATCCTTGAGCTTCATGCCCTTCAACAACTCATAAATGGCTTCCGCACCCATGCGCGCATCGAACTCATCGCCATACTCTTCGATAGCTTCCAGATAGGTTTCGTCGGACAATAACTGACCACGCTCCAAGCGCGTCATGCCCGGATCGATCACCACAAAGGCTTCGAAGTAGAGTACGCGCTCGATATCGCGCAACGTCATATCCAGCAACAACCCCATCCGCGAAGGCAGTGAGCGCAGGAACCAAATGTGGGCCACCGGGCTGGCCAGCTCAATGTGACCCATACGCTCGCGGCGCACCTTGGCGAGCGTCACTTCCACACCACACTTTTCGCAGATCACACCGCGGTGCTTTAGGCGCTTATATTTGCCGCACAGACATTCGTAATCCTTGATCGGCCCGAAAATTTTGGCGCAGAACAAACCATCACGCTCAGGCTTGAAGGTGCGGTAGTTGATGGTTTCGGGTTTTTTGACTTCGCCGAATGACCAGGTGCGGATTTTATCAGGCGAGGCCAAGCCGATGCGAATTGCATCAAACTCTTCGACCTGGCCTTGCTGCTTCAATAAATACATTAAATCTTTCAATGCCGTATCTCCTAACTCATAAGGGATGGGGCAGGAAGCCCGCACGCATAGCATGCCGCCTCTCCCTGCCTATGCATTAGCCGCGCGCTTAGTTTTGCTCCAGCTCGATGTCGATGGCCAACGACCGAATCTCTTTGATCAGCACGTTAAAGGACTCCGGCATCGCTGCCTCCATGCGGTGGTCGCCATCCACGATGTTCTTGTACATCTTGGTACGTCCTATGACATCGTCCGACTTGACGGTGAGCATTTCCTGGAGGGTGTATGCGGCGCCATAGGCTTCCAGCGCCCACACCTCCATCTCACCGAATCGCTGCCCACCGAACTGCGCCTTACCGCCCAAGGGCTGCTGGGTCACCAGACTGTAGGGACCCGTGGAACGCGCATGCATCTTGTCATCCACCAAGTGGTTCAACTTGAGCATGTACATATAACCCACCGTCACCGGACGATCGAAGGCATTGCCTGTACGACCATCAAACAGCGTCGTCTGCCCGCTGGGTGGCAAATCGGCCAATTCCAGCATCGCCTTGATCTCCGCTTCGGTCGCACCATCAAACACCGGTGTCGCCATCGGAACACCTTTGGACAGATTTTGGCTAAGTGCAACAATATCGTCATCGGTCAGCGAGTTCAGATCTTCCTTTTTGCCGCTGCTGTCATAAATACGACCGAGGAAGGCGCGCACCTCGGAGACTTTGCTTCTAGCCTCCAGCATGCGCCCAATCTTCAGACCCAAGCCCTTCGCCGCCCAGCCAAGATGCGTTTCGAGGACCTGGCCGACGTTCATACGCGACGGCACACCCAGCGGATTCAGCACAATGTCAACCGGCGTACCATCCGCCATGTACGGCATATCCTCAGCCGGGACAATCATTGACACCACACCCTTGTTACCGTGACGCCCAGCCATCTTGTCACCAGGCTGAATGCGGCGTTTCACGGCCAAATACACCTTGACCATTTTAAGCACGCCGGGCGCCAGATCGTCACCCGCTATCAGCTTGAGACGCTTTTCTTCGAGTTTGGCTTCAAAGTCCTTGCGCTGTTGCTTAAGCTGTTCGCCGAGCAGTTCCAATTGCTGGTTGGCCTCCTCGTCGCGCAAGCGGATCTCAAACCACTTGTCACGCGCCATGCCTGACAAGTACTCGGCGGCAACCTTGCCGCCCGCCTTCAGGCCCTTGGGGCCACCTTCCGCGACCTTGTCCAGCAATAGCTGCTCGACACGCTGATAGGTATCGTCTTCCAGGATACGGTACTGGTCATGCAGATCTTTCTTGACTCCCTCCAGCGCGCTGCGCTCGATATCCTGAGCACGTTTATCTTTTTGCACACCATCACGGGTAAACACCTGAACATCGATCACCGTACCGTTCATGCCGGATGGAACACGTAGCGAAGTGTCTTTCACATCGGAGGCTTTCTCACCAAAAATAGCCCGCAACAGCTTCTCTTCCGGGGTCAACTGGGTTTCACCCTTCGGGGTCACCTTGCCCACCATGATGTCACCCGGCACCACTTCCGCACCAATATAGATAATCCCGGACTCGTCCAGCTTGGCCAAAGCCGACTCGCTCACGTTCGGAATATCCGCAGTGACTTCCTCAGGCCCAAGCTTGGTGTCACGCGACACGCAAGTCAGCTCTTCGATGTGGATGGTGGTGAAGCGATCCTCCTGCACCACCCGCTCCGAAATCAGGATCGAATCCTCGTAGTTGTAGCCGTTCCACGGCATGAAGGCGACCAGCATATTCTGCCCCAGCGCCAGCTCACCCATGTCGGTCGAAGGACCATCCGCCAGCACATCGCCGCGCGCCACTACATCACCCACATTCACCAGCGGACGCTGGTTGATACAGGTGTTCTGGTTGGAACGGGTGTACTTCGTCAGATTGTAAATATCAACGCCCGGCTCTCCCGGCACCGTCTCATCATCGTTGACACGCACCACGACGCGACCAGCATCGACAGAATTGATCACGCCGCCACGCAACGCAACAACTGTCACACCAGAATCAATGGCCACGATCCGTTCCATACCAGTACCCACCAGCGGCTTTTCGGCGAGCAAGGTCGGCACCGCCTGGCGCTGCATGTTAGATCCCATCAAAGCACGGTTGGCGTCATCGTGTTCCAGGAACGGGATCAACGATGCCGCCACCGACACAATCTGCTTCGGCGAGACGTCCATGTATTCGGCCCGGTCAGGGGTTGCGAGCGTAAACTCATTCTGGTGACGACAGGAAACCAATTCATCAATCAGGTTGCCTTCCGCATCCAGCGTCGCACTGGCCTGGGCGATCATGTACTGCCCTTCTTCGATGGCCGACAGATACTCGATCTGATCGGTCACCTTGCCATTCAGCACCTTGCGATAGGGCGTTTCCAGGAAGCCATAACTATTGGTGCGGGCATACGCCGCCAACGAATTGATCAGTCCAATGTTAGGGCCTTCCGGCGTTTCAATCGGGCATACCCGACCATAATGGGTTGGATGCACGTCGCGCACTTCAAACCCGGCACGCTCGCGCGTCAAACCACCTGGCCCCAGCGCCGATATACGCCGCTTGTGCGTTATCTCGGACAATGGATTATTCTGATCCATGAACTGTGACAACTGACTGGAACCGAAGAACTCCTTGATCACTGCAGATACGGGCTTGGCATTGATCAATTCCTGCGGCATCAAGCCTTCGGATTCAGCCAGGCTGAGTCGTTCTTTGACGGCGCGCTCAACGCGCACCAAGCCCGCGCGGAACTGGTTCTCCACCATCTCACCGACACTGCGGATACGGCGATTTCCAAGGTGATCAATATCATCCACGGTACCATTGCCGTTCTTGATATCAATCAAGACCTTCATGACATCGATAATGTCTTCGTTGGACAGCACGCCGGGGCCGGTAATCTCGGTACGCCCCACGCGCCGG
Proteins encoded in this region:
- the rpoB gene encoding DNA-directed RNA polymerase subunit beta — translated: MSYSFTEKKRIRKDFGKRPSILETPYLLAIQVESYRDFLQEGVSLESRLDKGLHLAFKSVFPIVSYTGYAALEYVSYRLGNPVFDVKECQSRGMTYAAPLRVKVRLVIYDKEAPAGAKAIKDVKEQEVYMGELPLMTGNGTFVINGTERVVVSQLHRSPGVFFEHDKGKTHSSGKLLFSARIIPYRGSWLDFEFDPNDCVFVRIDRRRKLPATMILRALGYNTQQMLGLFFEMNTFRFEQDGIHLELVADRLRGESAGFDIKDAKGKVIVEAGRRIMARHINELKKANITQLTVPPEYVIGKVVAHDVIDQVTGEVLANANDELTGELLNKLIKAGVREIQALYTNDLDRGPYISDTLRIDHTRSDLDAQVEIYRMMRPGEPPTKDAAQALFNNLFFSFERYDLSPVGRMKFNRRVGRTEITGPGVLSNEDIIDVMKVLIDIKNGNGTVDDIDHLGNRRIRSVGEMVENQFRAGLVRVERAVKERLSLAESEGLMPQELINAKPVSAVIKEFFGSSQLSQFMDQNNPLSEITHKRRISALGPGGLTRERAGFEVRDVHPTHYGRVCPIETPEGPNIGLINSLAAYARTNSYGFLETPYRKVLNGKVTDQIEYLSAIEEGQYMIAQASATLDAEGNLIDELVSCRHQNEFTLATPDRAEYMDVSPKQIVSVAASLIPFLEHDDANRALMGSNMQRQAVPTLLAEKPLVGTGMERIVAIDSGVTVVALRGGVINSVDAGRVVVRVNDDETVPGEPGVDIYNLTKYTRSNQNTCINQRPLVNVGDVVARGDVLADGPSTDMGELALGQNMLVAFMPWNGYNYEDSILISERVVQEDRFTTIHIEELTCVSRDTKLGPEEVTADIPNVSESALAKLDESGIIYIGAEVVPGDIMVGKVTPKGETQLTPEEKLLRAIFGEKASDVKDTSLRVPSGMNGTVIDVQVFTRDGVQKDKRAQDIERSALEGVKKDLHDQYRILEDDTYQRVEQLLLDKVAEGGPKGLKAGGKVAAEYLSGMARDKWFEIRLRDEEANQQLELLGEQLKQQRKDFEAKLEEKRLKLIAGDDLAPGVLKMVKVYLAVKRRIQPGDKMAGRHGNKGVVSMIVPAEDMPYMADGTPVDIVLNPLGVPSRMNVGQVLETHLGWAAKGLGLKIGRMLEARSKVSEVRAFLGRIYDSSGKKEDLNSLTDDDIVALSQNLSKGVPMATPVFDGATEAEIKAMLELADLPPSGQTTLFDGRTGNAFDRPVTVGYMYMLKLNHLVDDKMHARSTGPYSLVTQQPLGGKAQFGGQRFGEMEVWALEAYGAAYTLQEMLTVKSDDVIGRTKMYKNIVDGDHRMEAAMPESFNVLIKEIRSLAIDIELEQN